Proteins encoded together in one Hylaeus volcanicus isolate JK05 chromosome 3, UHH_iyHylVolc1.0_haploid, whole genome shotgun sequence window:
- the LOC128874135 gene encoding uncharacterized protein LOC128874135 isoform X3, giving the protein MKKFNNISDILQTISVLATLKVVVNGQTTCNGGLGRVVYERLPDQQLQGFDDDVVRDSAPPFRVLEKCQELCLRDRTATNNLVRACTSFDFQPGSRIASFSGAAEYEESTCYLTREQAQPEGIGNLMLVPNSVHFTEVCLGSDRIERECPNRRYVFERHPRKKLKLPLTDIKEVSAANRTDCEDRCLNEFSFICRSATYDTALRSCALSRFTRRTHPELLEDDPNSDYLENTCLNAERRCDGLAVFVKEENKRLRGPFEVDIYTNLTLDECQALCLRAEKYFCRSVEFDEQTRQCVISEEDSVSQKDDIGISNSPSHHFYDLVCLDNPRGSEYPDSSSSSHLFSDGRRPDTAFQRYRNSRLSGEFHSEITGRSLSECLDECLRQTSFQCRSAVYSEHYHTCRLSRFNQRDGHRIIYDADYDYYENLMHQYLDGDRDSPGYRPDPLGQDTNFGRPSLGRPGYPDDYDKGYTSSVKPDRFPDRHPDRYPDRYPDRYPDRFPDRYPDRYPDRYPDKYPDRYPDKYPDRYPDRYPDKYPDRYPDKYPDKYPDKYPDRYPDKYPDRYPDRFPADRYPDRYPMSGHYPIGAGGDFPDPIDRYPGNDRYPIDRYPVSDRYPIGYPSSDRYPSSDRYPSSDRYPSSDRYPISDRFPIRGGDRRPVPADRYPIPDPAIDRYPTNPRFPTGVGSRYPISPTRYPSDSDRYPNAIDRYPVPEDPLDRYPSGLGGARPHADRYPISERYPDKDLYPNRYPPPPAHGSGYPIDDGYGPQSHPERPPFGAAGPTRPLGFGGYNNDGGSIIGGGYVGEGGVYNTRPFGTSGGPIIGRPPLVSRCDEQDNFRQVGPHTRVRKPFVRRYTTASSLAQCERECADARDFVCRSFNYRPYAAPFGAERDNCELSDRDSRDMDMGNPVYYDTGSDYDFYERNNGRQGVDAECLDVSQVCSEDGMEFTLRTPEGFIGRIYTYGYYDRCFFRGNGGTVNVLRISGPQGYPECGTQRYGDTMTNIVVVQFSDYVQTGRDKRFNLTCLFRGPGEAVVTSGYIGAGSGSPIPIEYLPAENTLSSRVRLLILYQGRPTTTIAVGDPLTFRLEAQDGYNYVTDIFATNVIARDPYSGRSVQLIDRYGCPVDNYVFPGLDRLREGDSLEARFNAFKIPESNFLVFEATVRTCRDGCQPAYCSGGTGRSEPSFGRRRRDVSTNDTVNEENEMTTIIENNANDTSSATNSTNVDDIHTEEEEEEEEEEEHVREMIEVLDSRMEIDEDTMMERQTTIMENVCITPNEYYGLVTAVAVLVVLLASVVLLSMLIYRKYAYAVITKNRRVDKACNRSSHSDDAYSSRANNFSFLRTGLQKPFQSTSISRSMSNVISQRVSSSSTALEGAVGLSSSRRTGFDPSEPIYTDPSLFEVARCSSPKPALNDNFHLM; this is encoded by the exons atgaaaaagtttaaCAACATATCGGATATACTACAAACGATCTCCGTGCTAGCTACCTTAAAAGTGGTAGTTAACG GACAAACCACATGCAATGGCGGTTTAGGTCGAGTCGTTTACGAGAGACTTCCGGACCAACAGCTTCAGGGCTTCGACGATGACGTG GTGCGAGACTCAGCCCCGCCGTTCAGAGTTTTGGAAAAGTGTCAGGAGCTCTGTCTGCGGGATCGAACAGCGACGAACAACCTGGTGCGTGCGTGCACGAGCTTTGACTTCCAACCTGGCAGCAGAATAGCGTCCTTCAGCGGGGCTGCTGAGTACGAGGAAAGCACTTGCTACTTAACGAGAGAACAAGCGCAACCAGAAGGCATCGGGAACCTGATGCTTGTGCCAAACAGCGTCCACTTCACGGAAGTTTGTCTCGGCT CTGACAGGATAGAAAGAGAATGCCCGAATAGGCGCTACGTTTTTGAGAGACATCCCAGGAAGAAACTGAAACTACCATTAACGGACATCAAGGAAGTTAGTGCAGCGAACAGAACAGACTGCGAGGATAG ATGTCTCAACGAATTCAGTTTCATTTGCCGATCGGCGACCTACGACACAGCCCTAAGGAGCTGTGCCCTAAGTCGTTTCACCAGAAGAACACATCCTGAATTATTAGAAGACGATCCAAATTCTGATTATCTAGAGAACACATGCCTCAATG CGGAGCGCCGCTGCGACGGCCTAGCTGTGTTCGTGAAAGAGGAGAACAAGCGTCTCCGAGGGCCCTTCGAAGTCGACATCTACACGAACCTAACTTTGGACGAGTGTCAAGCTCTCTGTCTCAGagctgaaaaatatttctgtcgGAGCGTCGAGTTCGACGAGCAGACGCGACAATGCGTCATCTCGGAGGAGGACTCCGTCTCCCAGAAGGACGACATCGGGATAAGCAACAGCCCGAGCCACCACTTCTACGATTTGGTTTGTCTGGACAATC CACGCGGCTCCGAGTACCCAGACAGCAGCTCCTCATCGCACCTCTTCTCCGACGGACGTCGACCTGACACCGCCTTCCAGCGGTACCGGAACTCGCGTTTAAGCGGGGAATTCCACTCGGAAATAACCGGGCGCAGCTTGAGCGAATGCCTCGACGAGTGTCTTCGACAGACCAGCTTTCAATGCAGGAGCGCAGTTTACTCCGAGCATTACCACACTTGTCGACTGAGTCGATTCAATCAACGAGATGGCCACAGGATCATCTACGATGCGGATTACGATTACTACGAGAACCTTATGC ATCAATACTTGGATGGGGATCGAGACAGTCCTGGATACCGACCAGATCCCTTGGGACAGGATACGAATTTTGGACGACCGTCCTTAGGACGACCTG GCTATCCAGACGATTACGACAAGGGATACACCAGCAGCGTGAAGCCAGATCGGTTCCCAGATCGCCACCCAGACCGTTATCCTGACCGTTATCCTGACCGTTATCCTGACCGTTTTCCAGATCGTTATCCCGACAGATACCCAGACCGATATCCTGATAAATACCCCGATCGATACCCTGACAAATACCCAGATAGATACCCAGATCGTTATCCTGACAAATACCCAGATCGTTATCCAGACAAGTATCCAGACAAGTATCCAGACAAGTATCCAGATCGTTATCCAGACAAGTATCCAGATCGCTATCCTGACCGTTTCCCAGCAGACAGATACCCAGACAGATACCCGATGAGTGGACACTATCCAATCGGAGCTGGAGGAGACTTCCCAGACCCCATAGATCGGTATCCAGGTAACGATCGCTATCCTATAGATCGTTACCCAGTGAGCGATCGTTACCCAATTGGATATCCATCCTCTGACAGATACCCATCCTCTGATAGATACCCATCCTCTGACAGGTACCCATCCTCTGATAGATACCCGATTTCCGATCGATTCCCGATCAGAGGCGGCGATCGTCGTCCTGTGCCTGCGGATCGATACCCAATTCCCGATCCAGCCATAGACAGATATCCAACGAACCCTCGATTCCCAACTGGAGTCGGTAGCAGGTACCCGATATCCCCTACTCGCTATCCGAGCGACAGCGATCGGTATCCCAACGCCATTGACCGATACCCCGTTCCAGAGGACCCCTTGGATCGGTATCCCTCAGGATTAGGTGGGGCCAGGCCTCACGCTGATCGATATCCCATCAGTGAAAGATACCCGGACAAGGACCTTTATCCCAACCG GTACCCTCCACCCCCAGCTCACGGAAGTGGCTACCCAATCGACGACGGCTATGGACCCCAATCGCACCCAGAACGCCCCCCCTTCGGCGCAGCTGGGCCCACGCGTCCTTTAGGCTTCGGAGGATACAACAACGACGGTGGTAGTATAATTGGCGGAGGCTACGTGGGTGAGGGTGGAGTCTACAACACCAGACCCTTCGGGACGAGCGGTGGTCCCATCATTGGTCGTCCCCCTCTGGTCTCGAGATGCGACGAACAGGACAATTTCCGTCAAGTGGGCCCCCACACCAGGGTCCGAAAACCGTTCGTCAGACGGTACACAACCGCCTCCTCCCTTGCTCAGTGTGAAAGGGAATGCGCCGACGCCAGGGACTTCGTCTGCAGGTCTTTCAACTATCGGCCCTACGCAGCCCCATTTGGCGCTGAAAGGGACAACTGCGAGCTCAGCGACAGGGACTCCAGGGACATGGACATGGGGAACCCTGTCTACTATGACACAGGCTCCGATTACGATTTCTACGAGAGGAACAACGGTAGACAGGGCGTGGACGCTGAATGTCTCGACG TGAGTCAAGTCTGTAGCGAAGATGGAATGGAGTTTACGTTAAGGACACCGGAAGGATTCATCGGCCGGATATACACGTACGGCTATTACGATCGCTGCTTCTTCCGTGGGAATGGCGGAACCGTAAACGTGCTGAGAATCAGCGGTCCTCAGGGTTATCCCGAATGCGGAACTCAAAGA TACGGCGACACAATGACGAACATCGTTGTGGTGCAGTTCTCCGACTACGTGCAAACCGGAAGGGACAAACGTTTCAATCTCACCTGCCTGTTTCGAGGCCCTGGCGAAGCTGTCGTCACGTCCGGCTACATCGGTGCCGG GTCAGGGTCTCCGATCCCTATCGAATATCTTCCAGCAGAAAATACCTTGAGTTCTCGAGTGCGTCTGCTTATTCTCTATCAAGGCAGGCCCACAACCACCATCGCTGTCGGTGACCCACTCACCTTCAGGCTAGAAGCCCAGGATGG GTACAATTATGTGACTGACATCTTCGCCACCAACGTCATAGCGAGAGATCCTTATTCTGGAAGGAGCGTTCAACTAATAGACAGATACGG CTGTCCAGTGGACAACTACGTGTTCCCAGGATTAGATCGTTTGCGAGAAGGAGACAGCCTCGAGGCGCGTTTCAACGCCTTCAAAATCCCGGAATCCAATTTCTTAGTGTTCGAGGCGACTGTGAGGACGTGCAGGGACGGTTGTCAGCCTGCTTACTGTTCTGGTGGCACCGGAAGAAGCGAGCCGTCTTTTGGAAGGAGGCGAAGAGACGTCTCGACCAATGATACGGTcaatgaagaaaatgaaatgacCACGATAATCGAGAATAATGCAAACGACACGTCCTCAGCGACCAATTCCACGAACGTCGATGACATTCACActgaagaagaggaggaggaggaggaggaggaggaacaCGTCAGAGAAATGATTGAG GTGCTAGATTCAAGAATGGAGATCGACGAAGATACGATGATGGAGAGACAGACCACCATTATGGAGAACGTTTGCATAACACCCAACGAGTATTACGGACTCGTGACAGCGGTGGCAGTCCTCGTGGTGCTTCTAGCTTCCGTAGTATTGTTGTCCATGCTGATCTACAG aaaatacgCTTACGCGGTGATCACGAAGAACCGTAGAGTTGATAAAGCATGCAATCGCAGCAGTCATTCGGATGACGCTTACAGCAGTCGAGCGAATAATTTCTCCTTCCTACGGACAGGCCTTCAGAAACCGTTTCAATCGAC gtCGATCTCCAGATCCATGAGCAACGTGATTAGTCAACGCGTGAGTTCATCGTCAACAGCTCTGGAGGGTGCCGTGGGATTGTCGTCCAGCAGAAGGACTGGCTTCGACCCCAGCGAACCTATTTACACCGATCCATCGCTCTTCGAGGTCGCTCGCTGCTCGTCGCCCAAACCTGCACTCAATGATAACTTCCATCTGATGTGA